The Chitinophaga sp. Cy-1792 genome contains the following window.
GCCGAATACCAGGCAAATCAGCATCGCCGGAAAAATATAGCAGATGCCTGCCACCACCAGTCCTAAGCGGCCGCCACGCTCCTTTCCGCAATGCATGATAATTTCCACTGCATTGGGACCGGGAATAATATAAGAAGTACTAAGAATGTCTGTGAAATGCTGATGATCTATCCATTTTCTTCTGACTACCATTTCATTTTCAATAGTAGCCACCATTCCGGCAATGCCGCCAAAACCGATTACTCCTAACTTAAAGCATGACCAGGCCACCTGTTTTATCCGCAAAGCTTTGCTGTCGCTGGCATTTATCTCCTGCATAGTATGAGCTGTCTTTGTTAATAGCTGGAAAAACAGCAGGAAATTAAGCATTAAATACTATTAAAACAACCCGCCAGCATAGCCGGCCACAAGCGTTATAGCTATCTATATTTGTCATATGCCGGATGTAAATATGCCTTATCTCATTTTTACCATTTTTCGATTTTTGAAAACGACCATGATTTTCATATATTCATCACCGTAAGTATACCCACTATTTCTACACCTGATCTCTGTACGCATGATACGCTTCTATAGCAAGTCCATGTTTCTTATTGGCGCCATGGCAGTAGCCGGCTGCAGCAGGAGTTACCTGCTGACCAGCCGTGAAGCTGCACAGCAGCATATTTCGCCTGTGGCCATACACTATTTCAATACCGCATTTCAGCAAGTCAGCAGCCAGAGCTACTTCAAAAAAGACATTGATTTCAAACAACTGTACCTGTCGGCGGTTACGCAAATGAAAAATGCGGATAGCTGCAGCGATACCTATCCCGCCATCAGAGACCTGGTTGCAGGCCTGAACGACCGGCATAGCTTTTTTAAGGCTCCTCCTGCTGCCGGCAGTTCCGTACTCGCTTCATTAAGTACCAAACCAGGTAGCATTCCCTTCCATGCCAGTATTAACAATTCATACGGGCTCATTGAATTAAAGTCGTACAATGCCATCGACCTCTCTGACCGGCACAGGATTGCAGACAGTCTGTATGCCACGCTGAAAAAAATGGACCAGGAAAACGTCAGGGGGCTTATCATCGATTTCCGTAAAATGGAAGGCGGCACCACCGTACCTTTCCTGACAGCCTTTGCCCCGCTGATTAACCAGGACATACTGCTGAAATACGTGGATAACAAAGGACATGCATCTTATATCACCCGCTATAAAAATGGCATCTATACCAAAAGCGGCAGCAAAACTACCCGCCTGGGTTACCTGACCGACTATGCACCATTAAAGCTGTCAGAAAAACCCATTGCCATCATTACGGGCAATTACACCGCCAGCGCCGGAGAAATGATACTCATCGCCTTCCTGGGGTTACCCAACGTAAAAACCTTCGGCGCGCCTACCTATGGCGTTGCCACCGGCAAGAGCAATATATTCCTGGCAGATAGTGCCTTTATATCCCTGGCATCCAGCGTAACCTGCGATCGTAACGGCAACGCCTATACCGGGCCGGTAACACCGCAGCAATATGCTGACCCCAGGGTGGTAAGTGAAGAGCAGCTGATGACAACAATACACAACTGGATAAAATAAAAACGGTTGAAAGATGCCTCTTCCAACCGTTCCTTTAGCTGTTACGCTACATGAAAACTTTACAATTTTGTATGGCGGTTCAGGGTATTCCATTTCTCTGCCACCAGGCTTTCCTCCTGCCTTATGGTGTCTACCTTTTGCTGGTTGATACGGAAGAGATAATACATTTCCTTCGTTTCATAAGTTGTATCATTGGCATCATTCACTGAATGATCATAACCCGTGGATAAATTTGAGCAGATATTCCAGCCATTTGTTTTCTCTTTATAGATCCAGGATTCCTGCTGAAAACTATCGCCTTCGTCTCCCCAGGTTTCCGCCAGCTGTGTTCCGTCAGTAATTTTTTTTGTAACCTGATCATAGATGAATATTCTGATGGAAGTGGATTCATAGTACGAAGGTACGCGGGTAAGCAGCCCCCAGCGGGTACTATCCAGTCTGAACCTGAAGC
Protein-coding sequences here:
- a CDS encoding S41 family peptidase yields the protein MIRFYSKSMFLIGAMAVAGCSRSYLLTSREAAQQHISPVAIHYFNTAFQQVSSQSYFKKDIDFKQLYLSAVTQMKNADSCSDTYPAIRDLVAGLNDRHSFFKAPPAAGSSVLASLSTKPGSIPFHASINNSYGLIELKSYNAIDLSDRHRIADSLYATLKKMDQENVRGLIIDFRKMEGGTTVPFLTAFAPLINQDILLKYVDNKGHASYITRYKNGIYTKSGSKTTRLGYLTDYAPLKLSEKPIAIITGNYTASAGEMILIAFLGLPNVKTFGAPTYGVATGKSNIFLADSAFISLASSVTCDRNGNAYTGPVTPQQYADPRVVSEEQLMTTIHNWIK